In Phosphitispora fastidiosa, a single window of DNA contains:
- a CDS encoding ribonuclease J yields MKKDNSGLSIIPLGGVGEIGKNMVVFEYGEDIIVVDAGVAFPGEELYGIDLVIQDIRYLVRNKDRVRGIFITHGHEDHIGALPYVLKDIDVPVYATRLTIGLIKKRLTEHAMEKTAKLIEIHPDDVIRAGVFTVEFFRINHSIPDGVGLAIDTPEGLVVHSGDFKLDHTPIDGRVTELHKLASYGARGVLLFMCDSTGAENEGFTPSEKVVGETFAKEFERAEGRIIVATFASNVHRIQQVVNAAVEHDRKIAVVGRSMVNVVEAARELDYLSCPDSIMIDIDQINKYAPHRIVIITTGSQGEPMAALTRIAEGSHRQIVLEPGDTVILSATPIPGNAKHVYRTINNLFKGGARVVYRDIASVHVSGHAAKEEIKTLINIVKPQYAMPFHGEYRHLIKFRKTASELGIPEKNVIISSIGDKNVFHLGRFSMQGKVHSGSIMIDGLGVGDVGNIVLRDRRHLAEDGVVVAVLSIDKTTGALLSGPDIVSRGFVYVRESEALLARMKHELDRTVKTCEKSNIREWSKIKEQIRKTLSNVMYSETKRKPLILPIIMEV; encoded by the coding sequence TTGAAAAAGGACAACAGTGGTCTGAGTATTATACCCCTCGGAGGTGTGGGGGAAATCGGGAAAAACATGGTGGTCTTCGAGTATGGTGAAGACATAATAGTTGTTGATGCCGGTGTTGCCTTCCCTGGCGAGGAATTGTATGGCATAGATTTGGTAATCCAGGATATCAGGTATCTGGTAAGAAACAAGGACCGGGTAAGGGGAATTTTTATTACCCATGGTCATGAAGACCACATAGGCGCTTTACCTTATGTCCTTAAAGATATCGATGTACCTGTGTATGCTACCAGGCTTACCATTGGCCTGATTAAAAAAAGGCTGACAGAGCATGCCATGGAAAAAACCGCCAAGCTGATTGAAATCCATCCTGATGATGTGATCAGGGCAGGTGTTTTTACGGTTGAATTTTTTCGGATTAATCACAGTATCCCTGATGGAGTCGGACTGGCAATTGATACCCCTGAGGGGCTGGTGGTGCATTCCGGGGACTTTAAACTGGATCATACGCCAATTGACGGCAGGGTAACTGAGCTGCACAAACTGGCTTCATATGGCGCCAGAGGGGTGCTGCTATTTATGTGTGACAGTACCGGAGCTGAAAATGAGGGCTTTACACCATCTGAAAAAGTGGTTGGAGAAACATTTGCGAAGGAGTTTGAGCGGGCAGAAGGAAGAATCATCGTAGCAACATTTGCTTCAAATGTGCACAGGATCCAGCAGGTGGTAAATGCCGCTGTGGAACATGATCGTAAGATTGCCGTAGTTGGCAGGAGTATGGTAAACGTGGTTGAGGCGGCCAGGGAATTAGATTATTTATCCTGTCCGGATTCAATAATGATAGATATTGATCAGATAAATAAGTATGCTCCACACCGTATTGTAATTATAACAACCGGCAGCCAGGGGGAACCGATGGCTGCCCTGACACGAATTGCCGAAGGCAGCCACAGGCAGATTGTACTTGAACCCGGAGATACGGTAATTTTATCGGCAACACCTATCCCGGGAAATGCCAAGCATGTCTACAGGACAATTAACAATCTCTTCAAGGGAGGCGCCCGAGTAGTTTACAGGGATATTGCATCTGTACATGTGTCCGGACATGCAGCCAAGGAAGAAATTAAGACCCTGATAAATATTGTTAAGCCCCAATATGCGATGCCTTTTCACGGTGAGTACAGGCATTTGATTAAATTCAGAAAGACAGCTTCCGAACTGGGGATTCCTGAAAAAAACGTTATCATCAGCTCTATTGGGGATAAAAATGTTTTTCACCTGGGCAGATTCAGCATGCAGGGTAAAGTTCACTCCGGAAGCATAATGATTGACGGCTTGGGCGTAGGGGATGTGGGCAATATAGTTTTACGTGACAGAAGGCACTTGGCTGAAGACGGAGTTGTGGTTGCCGTGCTGTCTATTGACAAGACCACAGGGGCGCTGTTATCAGGCCCCGACATAGTATCACGCGGTTTTGTCTATGTCCGCGAGTCTGAGGCGCTGCTGGCCAGGATGAAGCATGAACTGGATCGTACGGTGAAAACCTGTGAAAAATCAAATATCAGGGAATGGTCTAAAATTAAGGAACAAATCCGGAAGACCTTAAGTAATGTGATGTATTCCGAGACAAAAAGGAAACCGCTTATTTTACCGATAATAATGGAGGTCTAG
- a CDS encoding peptide chain release factor 3, with the protein MHNHKNKLTSEVNTRRTFAIISHPDAGKTTLTEKLLLFGGAIRLAGTVKGRKSGKHATSDWMKIEQQRGISVTSSVMQFSYQGLKINILDTPGHQDFSEDTYRTLNAADSAVMLIDAAKGVEAQTIKLFEVCRIRSIPIFTFINKMDRHGKDPLELLEEIEQVLGVRSCPMNWPIGMGRDFRGIFDRQKNRLELFNERSVRKFVPCAAGIEDPALKNVIDETLYHQLYEHISLLDIAGDPFDRQQIQKGQLTPVFFGSAITNFGVQTFLDDFLELAPAPTPRKSSIGLVAPEETPFSGFVFKIQANMNPAHRDRIAFLRICSGKFSRGIMANHVRTGKKIRLSQPQQFLAQGRNIIDEAYPGDIIGIFDPGIFQIGDTLCEEGSFQYERLPRFSPEHFARVTVKDAMKHKQFQKGINQLAEEGAVQIFRTFRDRTEDIILGVVGKLQFEVFEYRLKAEYGADILLQHLRFNIARWVKSDNPEDIRQLHSSSSPCVKDHNGDTVVLYENDFALRWAAEKNPRVRFCKPYELSDG; encoded by the coding sequence ATGCATAATCATAAAAATAAGCTTACCTCAGAAGTCAACACCAGACGTACTTTTGCTATCATCTCACACCCCGATGCCGGGAAAACAACCCTGACCGAAAAACTTCTTTTATTTGGCGGGGCCATCCGGTTAGCCGGTACTGTTAAAGGGAGAAAATCAGGAAAACATGCAACCTCCGACTGGATGAAAATTGAACAGCAGCGCGGTATTTCGGTTACTTCCAGTGTCATGCAGTTTTCTTACCAAGGTTTAAAAATAAATATTTTAGATACTCCCGGTCACCAGGACTTCAGTGAGGATACCTACCGCACCCTGAATGCCGCCGACAGCGCAGTTATGCTAATAGATGCAGCCAAAGGGGTGGAAGCCCAAACAATAAAACTGTTTGAAGTATGCCGCATCAGGTCTATCCCCATTTTCACCTTCATAAACAAAATGGACCGGCACGGCAAAGACCCTCTGGAACTCTTAGAGGAAATTGAGCAGGTGCTTGGTGTGCGTTCGTGTCCGATGAACTGGCCTATTGGTATGGGAAGAGATTTTCGCGGCATCTTCGACAGGCAGAAAAACAGGCTGGAACTATTTAATGAACGGAGTGTAAGGAAATTTGTCCCCTGTGCTGCAGGAATTGAAGACCCTGCTCTCAAAAACGTAATCGATGAAACTCTTTACCACCAACTCTATGAGCATATTTCCTTATTGGACATCGCCGGAGATCCGTTTGACCGGCAGCAAATCCAAAAGGGGCAGCTAACTCCTGTTTTTTTCGGGAGCGCCATTACTAATTTCGGTGTCCAGACTTTTCTGGATGACTTCCTGGAGCTTGCCCCGGCCCCAACGCCCAGAAAAAGCAGCATCGGTCTTGTCGCCCCGGAGGAAACGCCATTCTCCGGTTTTGTCTTTAAAATTCAGGCTAACATGAACCCGGCACATCGTGACCGCATCGCCTTTCTCCGCATTTGTTCAGGTAAGTTTAGCCGCGGCATAATGGCAAACCATGTCAGAACAGGCAAAAAAATAAGGCTTTCACAGCCACAGCAATTTCTAGCCCAGGGGCGGAATATTATAGATGAAGCCTATCCCGGTGACATCATTGGAATATTCGATCCGGGAATTTTCCAGATAGGTGACACCCTTTGCGAAGAGGGATCATTTCAGTACGAACGGCTCCCCCGCTTCTCTCCCGAGCATTTTGCCAGGGTAACAGTAAAGGATGCTATGAAACATAAACAATTCCAAAAAGGAATTAACCAATTGGCTGAAGAAGGCGCTGTCCAAATATTCCGGACCTTCAGGGACAGAACGGAAGACATCATTTTGGGAGTGGTAGGAAAACTTCAGTTTGAAGTTTTTGAATACCGGCTTAAAGCAGAATACGGGGCCGATATTCTACTGCAGCATCTCCGCTTCAACATTGCCAGGTGGGTAAAAAGTGATAACCCGGAAGACATCCGTCAGCTCCACAGCAGTTCCAGCCCTTGTGTAAAGGACCACAACGGTGATACTGTGGTACTTTATGAAAATGATTTTGCCCTCCGCTGGGCGGCAGAAAAAAACCCCCGCGTTCGTTTCTGCAAACCCTATGAACTGTCTGACGGTTAA
- the mntA gene encoding type VII toxin-antitoxin system MntA family adenylyltransferase antitoxin, with translation MSENIIPKDVLIFKLFRFTEQIRHDGKIIAFYLFGSYAKGRPIPSSDVDLAVLFDESVNKDYYLMERLRLMGEVSTVLGIDAVELVVLNELQPALAYRIIKDGELLYTRDEVKKQLVAFKVKTMDRYFDFQPVQRMFSESLARRTREGGFGGR, from the coding sequence ATGTCAGAAAACATAATCCCAAAAGATGTATTGATTTTTAAGTTGTTTAGGTTTACAGAACAAATCAGACATGACGGAAAAATAATTGCCTTTTATCTTTTCGGATCCTATGCTAAAGGCAGGCCAATTCCATCAAGTGATGTTGATTTGGCTGTCCTTTTTGATGAATCTGTTAATAAGGATTACTACCTTATGGAACGACTTAGATTGATGGGCGAGGTGTCAACAGTTCTTGGTATTGATGCGGTTGAACTGGTAGTACTTAATGAATTGCAGCCGGCCCTGGCATACCGTATTATTAAGGATGGAGAATTGTTATATACACGGGATGAAGTGAAAAAGCAGCTGGTTGCTTTTAAGGTGAAGACAATGGACCGGTATTTTGATTTTCAGCCGGTACAAAGGATGTTTTCCGAAAGTTTGGCAAGGCGAACCAGGGAGGGCGGTTTTGGTGGTAGATAA
- the hepT gene encoding type VII toxin-antitoxin system HepT family RNase toxin — protein sequence MVDKEKIEQRLMKLEQAVRKLREIAEQSWEEYNSNEALRDRAERNLQVAAQACIDIANHIIADKGFRTPQGYADSFNVLLEEGIILEVLSDKMKRVAGFRNILVHDYLEIDNKIVYLSLKHLEDFSEFAKHVYMLL from the coding sequence GTGGTAGATAAAGAAAAGATCGAACAAAGACTTATGAAACTTGAACAGGCGGTACGTAAATTAAGAGAAATTGCAGAACAATCCTGGGAAGAATACAATAGTAATGAAGCCCTCAGAGACAGGGCAGAACGTAATTTGCAGGTTGCGGCGCAGGCTTGTATAGACATAGCTAACCATATTATTGCAGACAAGGGGTTTCGGACACCTCAGGGGTATGCTGACAGTTTTAATGTACTATTAGAAGAAGGTATTATCCTTGAGGTATTATCTGATAAAATGAAAAGGGTGGCCGGTTTTAGAAATATTCTTGTTCATGATTACCTGGAGATAGATAATAAAATTGTTTATCTGAGCCTAAAACATCTTGAAGATTTTAGTGAGTTCGCAAAACACGTATATATGCTGTTGTAA
- a CDS encoding permease, translating into MFELIADYIVYNLFNLQQNTRLGDSVHFFIYDSLKIIVLLAAMIFVISYIRSYFPPEKTKKILGHTNRLIGNIIGAVMGVVTPFCSCSSVPIFIGFVETGVPLGVTFSFLIASPLVNEISAAMLLGLFGWKVTLLYIASGMIIAIVGGIIIGKLKLEKEVEDYVYEIKMGQSAEIEELTWRDRVKFAKDNVSEIVRKIWVYILIGIGVGALIHGYAPEEFLAKYAGPDNPLAVFAAVIIGIPLYSNAVGTIPIAQALIGKGVGIGTALAFMMAVTALSLPEMIILRKVLKPKLIAIFISIVGAAIIFTGYLFNLIL; encoded by the coding sequence ATGTTTGAATTAATAGCTGATTATATCGTATACAACTTGTTTAATCTCCAGCAAAATACAAGGCTGGGTGACTCGGTTCATTTCTTTATATATGACTCCCTTAAGATTATTGTACTCCTGGCAGCTATGATTTTTGTGATTTCATATATAAGGAGTTATTTTCCTCCGGAAAAAACCAAGAAGATCCTTGGTCATACCAACCGCCTGATAGGGAATATTATTGGGGCTGTGATGGGAGTTGTGACACCTTTTTGTTCATGCTCATCTGTTCCGATATTTATAGGCTTTGTTGAAACCGGGGTTCCGCTCGGAGTGACCTTTTCCTTTTTGATTGCATCTCCACTTGTTAATGAGATATCGGCAGCTATGCTGCTGGGACTGTTTGGGTGGAAAGTAACGCTTCTCTATATTGCCAGCGGCATGATTATAGCCATTGTGGGAGGCATTATAATCGGCAAACTCAAGCTTGAAAAGGAAGTTGAAGATTATGTCTATGAAATAAAGATGGGGCAGTCTGCGGAAATTGAAGAGCTTACCTGGAGAGACAGAGTTAAATTTGCCAAAGATAATGTTTCTGAAATAGTTAGAAAAATATGGGTTTATATTCTCATCGGAATTGGTGTCGGGGCGCTGATACACGGCTATGCTCCGGAAGAATTCCTGGCCAAATATGCAGGTCCGGATAACCCGTTGGCTGTATTTGCAGCCGTAATAATTGGAATTCCCCTTTATTCCAATGCTGTCGGGACTATTCCCATTGCCCAGGCGCTGATAGGAAAGGGGGTTGGGATAGGAACCGCCCTGGCTTTTATGATGGCTGTTACAGCATTGTCCTTGCCGGAAATGATAATATTAAGAAAAGTGCTAAAACCCAAACTAATTGCCATATTTATTTCAATCGTTGGCGCAGCAATAATATTTACCGGATATCTGTTCAACCTGATACTCTAA
- a CDS encoding thioredoxin family protein gives MKIRAVVLILLVAALAALLAAKGFRTNPVPDEYTSNGAVSQSADLIKQSIQDGKPAWLLFHSKTCQPCIEMEKVFNTLKPEFEGKVTFVDINVNDPAEQELCAQYKIQYIPTTYLLEPAGNIAFDYVGVIQLDEMRAKLNALAGEG, from the coding sequence TTGAAGATAAGAGCAGTTGTGTTAATATTGCTGGTAGCTGCATTAGCTGCCTTGCTGGCTGCCAAGGGGTTCAGGACAAATCCTGTCCCGGATGAGTATACCTCAAATGGGGCAGTTTCCCAGTCTGCAGACCTGATAAAACAGTCCATACAAGACGGTAAGCCTGCCTGGCTCCTGTTTCATTCAAAGACCTGCCAGCCTTGTATAGAGATGGAAAAAGTGTTTAACACACTAAAACCCGAATTTGAAGGAAAAGTGACTTTTGTTGACATCAATGTAAATGACCCGGCTGAGCAGGAACTGTGTGCTCAGTATAAAATACAGTATATCCCCACCACATACCTTCTTGAGCCTGCCGGGAATATTGCGTTTGATTATGTCGGTGTGATACAGCTGGATGAAATGCGGGCCAAACTAAATGCCCTGGCGGGGGAGGGGTAA